From a region of the Chrysemys picta bellii isolate R12L10 chromosome 7, ASM1138683v2, whole genome shotgun sequence genome:
- the EEF1G gene encoding elongation factor 1-gamma produces MAAAGTLYTYPENWRAFKALIAAQYSGAKIKVLSTPPQFHFGQTNKTPEFLKKFPVGKVPAFEGADGFCVFESNAISHYVSNDELRGSTKEIAAQIIQWVSFADSDIVPPASTWVFPTLGIMHYNKQATEYAKEEVKRVLGILDSHLKTQTFLVGERITLADITVVCTLLWLYKQVLEPSFRQPYSNTNRWFVTCINQPQFKAVLGEVKLCEKMAQFDAKKFAENQPKRDLPKKEKPAKEEKKQEKKEERKSEPEEELDECDQALAAEPKSKDPFAHLPKSPFIMDEFKRKYSNEDTLMVALPYFWEHFDKDGWSIWYSQYRFPEELSQTFMSCNLITGMFQRLDKLRKNAFSSVILFGTNNDSTISGIWVFRGQELAFPLSPDWQVDYESYTWRKLDADSEECKTLVKEYFTWEGEFKHVGKAFNQGKIFK; encoded by the exons ATGGCGGCGGCCGGG ACTCTCTACACCTACCCTGAGAACTGGCGGGCATTTAAAGCCCTCATTGCTGCCCAGTACAGTGGGGCTAAGATCAAGgtcctctccaccccaccccagttccACTTTGGGCAAACCAACAAGACACCTGAGTTCCTGAAGAAATTCCCCGTTGGGAAG GTTCCTGCGTTTGAAGGGGCTGATGGATTCTGCGTGTTTGAGAGTAACGCCATCTCACACTACG TCAGTAATGACGAGCTGCGGGGATCCACCAAGGAGATAGCTGCCCAGATCATCCAGTGGGTGAGCTTTGCTGACAGTGACATCGTCCCTCCCGCCAGCACCTGGGTCTTCCCTACGCTGGGCATCATGCACTACAACAAGCAg GCCACAGAGTATGCCAAGGAGGAGGTGAAGCGGGTCCTAGGCATCCTGGACTCTCACCTGAAGACCCAGACCTTCCTGGTGGGGGAGCGCATCACACTGGCTGACATCACTGTTGTGTGCACCCTCCTCTGGCTCTACAAGCAG gtgctggagCCATCCTTCCGCCAGCCCTACAGCAACACCAACCGCTGGTTTGTGACCTGCATCAATCAGCCGCAGTTCAAGGCCGTGCTGGGTGAGGTGAAGCTGTGTGAAAAGATGGCTCAGTTTGATG CCAAGAAGTTTGCTGAGAACCAGCCAAAGAGAGATCTCCCCAAGAAGGAGAAGCCCGCCAAGGAGGAGAAGAAGcaggagaagaaagaggagaggaaaTCGGAGCCTGAGGAGGAGCTGGATGAGTGTGATCAGGCCCTGGCTGCTGAGCCAAAGTCCAAGGACCCCTTTGCTCACCTGCCCAAGAG ccccttcatCATGGATGAGTTCAAGCGGAAGTACTCCAACGAGGACACGCTGATGGTGGCACTACCCTACTTCTGGGAGCACTTTGACAAGGACGGCTGGTCCATTTGGTACTCGCAGTACCGCTTCCCTGAGGAGCTGAGCCAGACCTTCATGAGCTGCAACCTCATCACAg GCATGTTCCAGCGCCTGGACAAACTGCGGAAGAACGCTTTTTCCAGTGTCATCCTCTTCGGTACCAACAACGACAGCACCATCTCCGGCATCTGGGTCTTCCGCGGCCAGGAGCTGGCCTTCCCG CTGAGCCCTGACTGGCAGGTGGATTACGAGTCCTATACCTGGAGGAAGCTGGATGCAGACAGTGAGGAGTGCAAGACGCTGGTCAAGGAGTATTTCACGTGGGAGGGCGAATTCAAACACGTCGGCAAAGCCTTCAACCAGGGAAAGATCTTCAAGTGA